From one Treponema denticola genomic stretch:
- a CDS encoding RnfABCDGE type electron transport complex subunit D, with protein MKSYSNLSLTAAPFVYTRLPVFKINIAVLSLLGIQILILALSADFYALLNITAAVMGVLFVENLLRYLASSKFGLSLEMIISGLLIGFFMPTDIGFIFVFILSAFSVFIVKTVFGGTGRNWLNPVAFAVCAAYISRPEAFPPLISDFSLLREKGSVFALMEANGLLKLKTDFTVTSALNSLLLHGVGVTLPEGYISLFLNSTSSIPAFRYNIVTLMSSIILFSIRAVDYILPAFFLATYAVLVWIFGMVPVSNIYFTGDILSAVLTGGVLFAAFFVMTEPASSPKTKYGKAMIGFFTGVFAFFICAHGASPAGIFFAIILSNVISPLIERLEIKIQAKKRSRYE; from the coding sequence ATGAAATCTTATTCTAATCTGTCTTTGACGGCTGCTCCATTTGTGTATACACGCCTTCCCGTTTTTAAAATTAATATTGCCGTTTTATCTCTTTTAGGTATCCAAATTTTGATTTTGGCGCTGAGTGCCGACTTTTATGCTCTTTTAAATATTACAGCTGCCGTTATGGGCGTATTATTTGTAGAAAATTTACTTAGATATTTAGCTTCCTCAAAATTCGGCTTATCCCTCGAAATGATAATTTCAGGTTTGCTGATAGGTTTCTTTATGCCGACCGATATAGGCTTTATTTTTGTTTTTATTTTAAGTGCTTTTTCGGTATTTATTGTAAAAACCGTGTTCGGCGGAACAGGACGGAATTGGCTGAACCCTGTTGCTTTTGCAGTATGTGCTGCGTATATTTCTCGTCCCGAGGCCTTCCCGCCGCTGATTTCAGACTTTTCACTTTTAAGAGAAAAAGGCAGCGTTTTTGCACTGATGGAGGCAAATGGCCTTTTAAAGCTTAAAACGGATTTTACCGTTACCTCTGCTCTTAATTCCCTTTTATTACACGGTGTAGGCGTAACCCTTCCTGAAGGCTATATAAGCCTCTTTTTAAATTCTACATCATCAATACCTGCTTTCCGTTATAATATAGTTACATTGATGTCGTCGATAATACTGTTTTCTATCAGGGCTGTAGATTATATTCTTCCGGCATTTTTTTTGGCAACCTATGCTGTTTTAGTTTGGATTTTCGGAATGGTCCCTGTTTCAAATATTTATTTTACGGGAGATATACTGTCGGCTGTTTTAACGGGCGGCGTTTTATTTGCAGCTTTCTTTGTTATGACGGAGCCAGCATCTTCTCCCAAAACCAAATACGGAAAGGCTATGATCGGTTTTTTTACAGGAGTTTTTGCCTTTTTTATATGTGCTCATGGAGCATCGCCTGCAGGAATCTTCTTTGCTATAATTCTTAGTAATGTTA